GCTCCCTGCAGTCTGTAATTGAGGACCAGAGCATGTGCAGAAAAGACAGCGAAGCAGAGCCACAAGACAGGTGTGTGTCATCAGTGTTGGAGAAACGAGTTGTCaccgtttgtgtgtgtgtgtgtgtttctaacaTAACGTTTTTGTCTCTAGGCCAATCAGATCAACTACTAGTGGGAAGACATTCGAAGAGATGTTGGAAGAACAGCTGAAGCTGGAGAACGAGAAGATAAACAAGGTCAGGCAAGTTTGAAATAAGCAAGCCCTCCTAGTTATTAAAGTCAGGTGTTTCAGCCACATCCATTGCTAACAGCTGTGGGGCCATACATTGACAAGACTGACGGTAGAATGAGCCAGTTagaaagcagcattatgtgaaaattggcatttcttggtCCTGGGTTGGATTTTGCACTTTGAGGTattttggacaagctgagcaATACAAACATTTAGCAGCATGcagagcctggagtagcaactgTAGAGATGCCATTGTCCCTGATtgacatgattttgaagctgctattttgagggataaaaatattacagaatgctgctttaaatggctTTAATACAAACTGTAATTGTGCTGTGCCAGAGCTGCCCTGGTCAACTGTAAGTTCTGTTTTTGGGAAATGAAAGCATCAAGGAGCAACGACCACTCAGCCAGGAAGCAGACTGAGTGTGCAGTGTTAAGCTACAGCGAGTATTGGGACTCTTTTAGCTGATTAAAGAAAcataacagtaaaataaatagacaaattataaaaaatattaggTCTACATTTAATCACACTGGATAAAATGTCCGTCCCAGCTAACTTATTACTTTATAATTCCCAAGTAACTTTATCATGCTTTCAGTccagaattatatatatatatttttaaaattttttaaaataaaagcaaagctgcactttctgtagatgtttcttAAAATGAGTGCTGGAGTTGTACAACTAACAGTTCTAATGAACACaatatttaaagcaacactatggaaaattggcaATTGccaattggcatttcttgctccttggTTCCctctacagtcgggaagtgtaattcagcTTTGCGCCATCACTAAAGGTCATGTTTTTCTGGATGATCTGAGAGATACTGAAAGGTGAAGAAGCATGTGGGTGGAGGCTGTAGAGTAGCATTATAGGACTTTACCCACTTACGACTCTGGTTACGCAGTTCTCACAAGCGTtatcctgcccacttcaccagagttacatactgCAGCTAGCAGCACtccgagcccggagtagcaacgACTATTCTCCCTAatcaagtcagtggagcatcactgattttgaagctgctattttaaggtaaaactgctacacaatgttgctttaatcaCTCCTTTAACATCAGCCTTAACCTTTGGCTTTGCACTCTTCGTTGCAGAACACCTCTGCTGAAGCAGCGAAGGCGAAGAGGCCGTTTCTGAGACGTGGGGAAGGCTTGGCCAGGTTCACAAGAGGGAAAGCAGTCAGATCTTCCAGAGAAGGAACAACGCGTTCAAACACCAAACCCACTTCTTGCCCGAACCCTGTGACGTCTCGGAGCCAAGCAGTTGCAACCCATCACCAAAGCTCACAGCCTAAAAGGCCTTCTTCTAAATCTACAACCTCAACGAATGCTGTGATCCAGCGGAAGACTGCTGTTCTGAACAAGGAGAACTTTCCTCAGAACAAGGCTTCAGTACCAGCAACCAAGACTGTTGCTAAATCTCATGTTCTTGTATCCCACCAGGGTCAGAACTTGAGCTCTGGAGCTGTCCAGCAACTTGGCAAGAACGATAAGAAGCCTGACCCCCAGCAGAAGAACATCTGTGATGCCATGGTTGAAAAGGTAAATAAGGGACAATCGTCGGGGCCTGTGCGGGACCCTAGGGCATCCGTGGCGGAGAACTCGTTTGAGGTGTGGCTTACAGAGCGTGGAGATCGCTGGGAGAAAGATCATCAGCGCGAGTGCGTAGAGCTTGGCGAGTTTGAGCTGCTGGAGAGAGCCGCAGACGAACTGTCGTTCTCCAGCAACTCCTCCTTCATTTGTACTCTTCTTCAGGGAGATCGTAGACGTCTGTCCTCCACGCCGGTCAAATTGATCGGTCAACAACCCACGCTGCCTGGCCATCGTCAAGATGTCGCTACAGGCACGGTGCAGCCAAGCATCTGCAACGTCCAGCAATGTCTTCCAGACCTGCCTATGGACAGTGTTGCTGTGAGCATTAAGAAGAACGTGGTGATCAGCGAGTATTCGGAAGATGAGGACGAGGAGGATAAAATGGACGAAGATTCCGATGCCTCATTGTGTAGCAGCTCCGAGTTCCACCAAACTGCATTTGGACCTAGTCAGCCTTTCAGCCACTGCTTCCAAGTATCTCAAGTCCCTCCCTACGATAAAAGCTCCTACCAGGACAGGGAAGGAGGAGCTGCCAGTCCACTAGAAGAAGAGGAGAGCAACGGAGATTCTACACTAGTGAGCGTCAGAGATCACTTCGACTTTGACGACGATGACACTTGGAACGAGCCTGAGGACTTGACCTGCGTTTCCACCACGATGGACGATCATGTGGGCAAGGCACTGACAAGGAAGGTTGCCAGCTCAAAAGGGGCAGAGCCTGATGCTTCAACTGGCAGCTCTTTGGATCGTGCACCAGAGCCTCCGCCCACATGCCAGTTGGTAGCAAAGCTGTTCCCAGCCCTCAAGCCGAAGACCTGCCCTTCAGCTCCACCTTCAGTAGTGCAGGATCCAGAGGGGACACACAGTGAGCACGGAGCAGGTGATTTACACAATTGCAAGTTAATGATGTGGTCAATCCATCCCAGCTTCCTTTTGATGCTGGAtatacaaggctaatgtagctgatgAGTAGTACATTCTTACACATGACCAATAGGTGTCTCTTCTTCTAGTCAATTTGGGGTGAGGTTTAGTAAATCCTCTCACTGGTTaaattctcactctctcttatgCGTAATCCAGCCCAGTCGCGGTTACTTCGTGAGCGCTTGGTGGAGTTGGAGACGGAGATTGAACGGTTCAAGGCAGAAAATGCAGCGTTGAGCAGAATCAGGCAGGAAAACGAAGCCGTCAAAGAGAACCTGCGGTATGTAGCACATCCAAACCCGAATGCAGAGACTGTGCTCGGTCAACTTGTTGGACGTTGACTTCTAGAGCGTTGGTCGGAGGctaatatacactgtatggacaaaagtattgggacacctgcttattccttGCTTCCGGAGAAGtcgtctttctactagatatgaAACGAGCACAGTCCTGAAAAACCTTTGCAATAAGGTGAAAAATTGTTGACGTGATTTCCCTGTAGGAAGGAGAGGACTGAGTTCCAACAGAAGATGGCGGATGAACTCGCCAAATGGGAGGAGTTCAAGCGCGAGGAAGGTCGGAAGCTGCAGCGGGATAAGAAGCTGTTTGAGAAACATGCAGCAGCTGCCAGGGCAAGACCTGACAAACAGGAGCGGGATGAGATACAGGTTTCAGTCTCTCTAACTTTTTAACGGTACACGGTATGTCcagatatttgtggacaccccttttaataaatgcattaagcTAATTGAAGTTGTTGACatggatgtgcaaatgtacacacacacagcttgtctagtccctgtagagaagtgctgtcaataggactctctggagcagatcaacacaatgaacctattggcaccatgctgcctaataatgccaggcgtgggctagaggggtataaagccccccagcattgagctgtagagcagtggaagaactgtgttctctggaatggactgcttttgggatgagactGTACGAgcaaaagtttgcggacactactacactactcaTCCAGTGCTTCTACTCTTCTCAGAAGTCTTTACACTAGATCGCGGTGAgaatttgatagcattcagctaCAGTAGCatcactgatgttggatgattaggtCTGGATcacagcagttccactgctccacaggcaGACCCTGGGGAGCTCAAGTTCTCTAGCTGAAGCTTGGTGGAAGGTTTTATGCTCTTgtgcagcagctccagagtgtcccTTTCTGTGGAGATTATACCTCATTTGTGTCTGAACACCTGTGTCAACAATACCTTTTACGTGTTAGTCTCTAAAGCAGCAGCTGAACACTCTGCAAGAGGATTTAAGGAAACGTGAGACTCGCTGGTCCAGCACCCACAACCGCCTCCGGCAGCAGGTAGACAGCCTCACCGCTGAGAATGCTTCTCTCCGGGACCAGGTCCGCCTGCTGGAGAAACTCCGCTTGACTGCGTGGAAGAATGCTGAGGGTGagcgagaaaaagagagggggagGTCTAGTGCACCTGGCAGCGGCTGTGGCAGCATCAGCAGCACCACAACCACCAGCACTGCTCAGAAAAGGGCCAAATCTAAGGTACAAAACTCGAGCATATCTTCCAAACCGGTCATTTCTCCATGACCTAAATCACAGATGTTCTTTTTATTGATTTCACTTGTCTGTGTTTCTAGAGCCCTTCCTGCAGTGTTAAGACCAGCAGAGGTAATGGCAGACGAGACAGTCCAGACCTTCAAAAGCCTCCCAAAACTCAAGGTACACATTACTCTAGTTTGCTATATGGATGCtaggggggctttgtacccctctagcctacgcctggcattaggcatggttacAATGGGGCAGTAAGAGTCCTTTTTTGGACTTGAAACTGTATTATTTCTTCAGTTCAGAGGCATCAGTGTAACACTTCATATTTTCCTCCAGCTTGTAACTCAAAGCCCAAGACTTCTCCAAGTCAGAAGGAAGCCTGCCCAGCGGCTGCTCCATACCACCTTCTAGATGCACAGACTCAGCCAGTCACTGAAACCTCTTTAGTGAGtaaaaaatgctacatattaAACTGCCGAGCCACTTGGAGCACCAaatcctcctttttttttttatactgatCCCTTTAAATGTGATTTAAATTAAGTTTTTTAAACAGGAGGAGGAAAGTCCTGGGGTGGTTGCAGAGCAGTTGgagatggaagaggaagaaatCATGCACACTGATGGCAAGGTGaaataaggaaaaaaaacacctgatCTGATTTGCTTTTATGTAGCAAAATGACCCAGATGTTTTCGTGTTTCCCAGATTGAGAAGCTGCTTCCGGATGGAGGGCGACTCATCGTTTTCCCCAACGGCACGAGGAAAGAGCTGTCTGCGGATGGACTGTCGGTCAAAGTCACGTTTTTCAACGGAGACATCAAACAAATCATGCCAGATCAAAGAGTGGTGAGAGTTTTAGCTCTTCTGGTTTTACAGCACCTGTAATTACTGACCTGTATAAGTAACCTCACATCAACTTCTGTTCCCTGTGTCCTGTAGATTTATTACCATGCAGGTGCTCagaccacacacaccacctacCCTGATGGCATGGAAGTTCTCCAGTTCCCCAATAACCAGATCGGTAAGTCCTCATTACCTAACCTGCTGGTCTGATGTGCTGGTAAGTGCCTTCTCCTGACGTTGGTTCTGCATTCCAGAGAAACACTTCCCTGATGGCCATAAGGAGATCACGTTCCCTGATCAGACGGTTAAGAATATCTATCCTGACGGGAGGGAGGAGAGCGTGCTGGCAGACGGCACGATAATACAGCAAAACCCGTAAGTACAGCTACTGCTGGAAATGAATGACATTCTGAGGTGGGTTACATCTGGGATTAACAGCTGTCAGGTTTTAGAGGTCCGCTCACGTTCCCATTTGGCTTGACCGAGTGTAAAGTTTTCATTAAGTTTCTGAGACTCATAATTTGGAATGGGTTCAGTTTAGGAAGTCATTGGGGATCCATCAGCATAAGAGCTGAGCTGTGAAATGTTCTGCACTTTAAACGCACCATGATGCTACCCCAGACTTTCTGGATCATACTAGAGAATGAGGCCCGTAATGATGGGATTATGATCCGGGGgaatgctacaaagggttctttgagcgatgccatggcagaaccatgtttgttaaaTGATAACATATGGTTCTATAGCTTCGCTCAAAGAGCCtcttgtagcatctttatttttaagtgtgcaCTCATCTGTATCTGGATGCATTACAGAGTGTAGTCTCACATTTTCTGGCTTTTGTTTCACTGTTGTGGAACTTCAAAACCGTCCATGATCTCCTGGAGTTGGACCACCTTCATGAGAAAGCAAAATCTGATCTGGTCAGAGTGGGAATGCATTTTACTACAGAGAGCTACTGTCTGGATgttaaagccaggtgtaaagagGCTGTGTATGTTTATTAAGAGCAAACCAACATCAGAAAGAGAATTATATTAAAAGAACGGTTCTTGGtactggattattattattattataggacCATCTCTTGCCCCCAGGATTCTCTGGACCTTTGATTTTGCAGCAGTAAAGGTAGTATTGTTGGTGTAACCATCTTTAAGCCTAAAGATTAAGTACCTGTGCTGGACAAACATCAGCCCTGTTGCACATTAATATGAGACACTTTCCATTGGTCGTAGTAGTAGAGGGGGTCTAGACTTCATCTGTGGGGGAAAAGCATAATGATGTCGTACCATAGGAACATCTACGTTGTATGAAATACTGGTCAAGCAGCTAAACTTTACCTACTAATCTGTTATTAACAGGGAAAGGCAGTAAAATGACTTTAGTGAGCTGTTTA
The genomic region above belongs to Salminus brasiliensis chromosome 8, fSalBra1.hap2, whole genome shotgun sequence and contains:
- the cpap gene encoding centrosomal P4.1-associated protein — its product is MSSPAGPQPSESGFLSRWIPSSSRAGVFLSGSPGEVGSVRSSCSSLAQEISLADSFCSQFAPLPVSLSSSLDPVVPEVSETEPETSRPGSDPDNVQNILRRVQELPLMARLEQLKQLQQRMQEQLKAHQLGQLQKLQNDQQSILGLVQTGTGYNQEKQQYSGSTSSALSPAQHGVLPPTHQQEGLSELESSVWNHEPSVVQSSFGQDADEEDVMIEGSLQSVIEDQSMCRKDSEAEPQDRPIRSTTSGKTFEEMLEEQLKLENEKINKNTSAEAAKAKRPFLRRGEGLARFTRGKAVRSSREGTTRSNTKPTSCPNPVTSRSQAVATHHQSSQPKRPSSKSTTSTNAVIQRKTAVLNKENFPQNKASVPATKTVAKSHVLVSHQGQNLSSGAVQQLGKNDKKPDPQQKNICDAMVEKVNKGQSSGPVRDPRASVAENSFEVWLTERGDRWEKDHQRECVELGEFELLERAADELSFSSNSSFICTLLQGDRRRLSSTPVKLIGQQPTLPGHRQDVATGTVQPSICNVQQCLPDLPMDSVAVSIKKNVVISEYSEDEDEEDKMDEDSDASLCSSSEFHQTAFGPSQPFSHCFQVSQVPPYDKSSYQDREGGAASPLEEEESNGDSTLVSVRDHFDFDDDDTWNEPEDLTCVSTTMDDHVGKALTRKVASSKGAEPDASTGSSLDRAPEPPPTCQLVAKLFPALKPKTCPSAPPSVVQDPEGTHSEHGAAQSRLLRERLVELETEIERFKAENAALSRIRQENEAVKENLRKERTEFQQKMADELAKWEEFKREEGRKLQRDKKLFEKHAAAARARPDKQERDEIQSLKQQLNTLQEDLRKRETRWSSTHNRLRQQVDSLTAENASLRDQVRLLEKLRLTAWKNAEGEREKERGRSSAPGSGCGSISSTTTTSTAQKRAKSKSPSCSVKTSRGNGRRDSPDLQKPPKTQACNSKPKTSPSQKEACPAAAPYHLLDAQTQPVTETSLEEESPGVVAEQLEMEEEEIMHTDGKIEKLLPDGGRLIVFPNGTRKELSADGLSVKVTFFNGDIKQIMPDQRVIYYHAGAQTTHTTYPDGMEVLQFPNNQIEKHFPDGHKEITFPDQTVKNIYPDGREESVLADGTIIQQNPDGSKKIQFNTGQRELHTAEFKRREYPDGTVKTVYSDGRQETRYPSGRVRLKDPQGRVVMDAKP